One Paracidovorax avenae ATCC 19860 genomic region harbors:
- a CDS encoding efflux RND transporter permease subunit codes for MAKFFIERPIFAWVITIFIMVMGGISIAKLPIAQYPAVAPPTIQVSVAYPGANAQTLEDSVLAVIEREMNGASGLAYVETTSQANGTGTIVLSFEPGTNADLAQVDVQNRLSRATPRLPSAVTQQGVRVEQSRSNFLMFAMLTTENPDVSIEALNDYAARNVVPELQRVAGVGTLTQFGAERAMRIWVDPAKLKGFNLSLDQVNAAIRAQNVQVSAGNLGDLPAEQGQPVSATIVVKGQLNNAEQFGNVVLRANTDGSTVRLKDVARIELGSQSYSTSARLNGKQAVGLGVQPTPSANALATAKAVKAKLEELKKFFPQGVSYVVPYDTSKFVSVSIEKVVHTLIEAVVLVFIVMFLFLQNFRYTIIPTIVVPVALLGTFGALLAMGFSINVLTMFGMVLVIGIVVDDAIVVVENVERIMAEEGLPPLQATRKAMGQISGAVIGVTVVLISVFVPLAFFAGSTGNIYRQFAATMATSIAFSAFLALSLTPALCATLLKPIDPDHHAEKKGFFGWFNRSFKSTTHRYEGWLGKLLRRSGRMMIIYAVLLGAVALVYTRLPTSFLPNEDQGYIITNIQLPAGAAQSRTSDVLHQVEDFMLKQPEVENIVTVAGFSFSGQGQNAGLAFVILKDWSERSGAEHSAAAISGRAFMALSSIRDAFIFALSPPPIPELGTGTGFNFRLQDRAGQGHDALVAARNQMLGMASQSKVLAGVRPDGMEDAPQMQIDIDRDKANALGVGFDSISSALSTALGSAYINDFPNQGRLQRVVVQADAAARMRPESVLDLPVLNAQGQTVPMSAFASTRWITGAMQTVRYNGYPAMKIAGDAGPGFTTGDAMAEMEKLAGRLPPGFGFEWTGQSREEKLAGSQASVLYAFSLLAVFLCLAALYESWSIPFSVMLVVPLGVLGVLLATLLRGMSNDVYFQIGLVTIIGLSAKNAILIVEFAKDLQAEGKSVLEAALEAAHLRFRPIVMTSLAFTLGVVPLFIASGASSASQRAIGTGVIGGMITGTVLAVVFVPVFFVLVRSFFKGSKRQQEHDAHQAQLHRHATDGE; via the coding sequence ATGGCCAAGTTCTTCATCGAACGGCCCATCTTTGCATGGGTCATCACAATTTTCATCATGGTGATGGGGGGTATCTCCATCGCCAAGCTGCCCATCGCGCAGTATCCGGCCGTGGCGCCACCGACCATCCAGGTGTCGGTGGCCTACCCCGGCGCCAACGCCCAGACGCTGGAGGACAGCGTGCTCGCCGTGATCGAGCGCGAGATGAACGGCGCCTCGGGCCTGGCCTACGTCGAGACGACCAGCCAGGCCAACGGCACGGGCACGATAGTGCTGAGTTTCGAGCCCGGCACCAACGCCGACCTGGCCCAGGTGGACGTGCAGAACCGCCTCTCGCGCGCCACGCCGCGGCTGCCCTCCGCGGTGACGCAGCAGGGCGTGCGCGTGGAGCAGTCGCGCTCGAACTTCCTGATGTTCGCCATGCTCACGACGGAGAACCCCGACGTGAGCATCGAGGCGCTGAACGACTATGCGGCGCGCAACGTCGTGCCTGAACTGCAGCGCGTGGCCGGCGTGGGCACGCTCACGCAGTTCGGCGCCGAGCGCGCCATGCGCATCTGGGTGGACCCGGCCAAGCTCAAGGGCTTCAACCTGTCGCTCGACCAGGTGAACGCCGCCATCCGCGCACAGAACGTGCAGGTGTCCGCCGGCAATCTGGGCGACCTGCCCGCCGAACAGGGCCAGCCGGTGTCGGCCACCATCGTGGTCAAGGGGCAGCTCAACAATGCCGAGCAGTTCGGCAACGTGGTGCTGCGCGCCAACACCGACGGCTCCACCGTGCGGCTGAAGGACGTGGCCCGCATCGAGCTCGGATCGCAGAGCTACAGCACCAGCGCACGCCTCAACGGCAAGCAGGCCGTGGGCCTGGGCGTGCAGCCCACGCCGTCGGCGAATGCCCTGGCGACCGCCAAGGCCGTGAAGGCCAAGCTCGAGGAACTCAAGAAGTTCTTCCCGCAGGGCGTGAGCTACGTGGTGCCCTATGACACCTCCAAGTTCGTCTCGGTGTCGATCGAGAAGGTGGTGCATACGCTGATCGAGGCCGTGGTGCTGGTGTTCATCGTGATGTTCCTGTTCCTGCAGAACTTCCGCTACACCATCATCCCGACCATCGTGGTGCCCGTGGCCCTGCTGGGCACATTCGGCGCACTGCTGGCGATGGGCTTCTCGATCAACGTGCTGACGATGTTCGGCATGGTGCTGGTGATCGGCATCGTGGTGGACGACGCCATCGTGGTGGTGGAGAACGTCGAGCGGATCATGGCCGAGGAAGGGCTGCCGCCGCTGCAGGCCACGCGCAAGGCCATGGGCCAGATCTCGGGCGCCGTGATCGGCGTGACCGTGGTGCTGATCTCGGTGTTCGTGCCGCTGGCGTTCTTCGCCGGCTCCACCGGCAACATCTACCGCCAGTTCGCGGCGACGATGGCCACCTCGATCGCGTTCTCCGCGTTCCTGGCGCTTTCGCTCACGCCGGCGCTGTGCGCCACGCTGCTCAAGCCGATCGATCCCGACCACCATGCCGAGAAGAAAGGCTTCTTCGGCTGGTTCAACCGGTCCTTCAAGAGCACGACGCACCGCTATGAAGGCTGGCTCGGCAAGCTGCTGCGCCGCAGCGGCCGCATGATGATCATCTACGCCGTGCTGCTGGGCGCCGTGGCGCTGGTGTACACGCGCCTGCCGACTTCGTTCCTGCCGAACGAGGACCAGGGCTACATCATCACCAACATCCAGCTGCCGGCCGGCGCGGCGCAGTCCCGCACCAGCGACGTGCTGCACCAGGTCGAGGACTTCATGCTCAAGCAGCCGGAGGTGGAGAACATCGTCACCGTGGCCGGCTTCTCCTTCTCCGGCCAGGGGCAGAACGCGGGCCTCGCCTTCGTGATCCTGAAGGACTGGAGCGAGCGCTCGGGCGCCGAGCACTCGGCGGCGGCGATTTCCGGCCGGGCCTTCATGGCGCTGTCGAGCATCCGGGATGCCTTCATCTTCGCGCTGAGCCCGCCCCCCATTCCCGAACTGGGCACCGGCACCGGCTTCAACTTCCGGCTGCAGGACCGCGCCGGCCAGGGCCACGATGCCCTGGTCGCCGCTCGCAACCAGATGCTGGGCATGGCCTCGCAGAGCAAGGTGCTCGCGGGCGTGCGCCCCGACGGCATGGAAGACGCTCCGCAAATGCAGATCGACATCGACCGCGACAAGGCGAACGCCCTGGGCGTGGGCTTCGACAGCATCAGCAGCGCGCTCTCCACGGCGCTGGGCTCGGCCTACATCAACGACTTCCCGAACCAGGGCCGCCTGCAGCGGGTGGTGGTGCAGGCCGACGCCGCGGCGCGGATGCGCCCGGAATCGGTGCTGGACCTGCCGGTGCTCAACGCCCAGGGCCAGACGGTGCCGATGTCGGCCTTCGCCTCGACCCGCTGGATCACGGGCGCCATGCAGACCGTGCGCTACAACGGCTATCCGGCGATGAAGATCGCGGGCGACGCCGGCCCCGGATTCACCACGGGTGACGCCATGGCCGAGATGGAGAAGCTCGCCGGGCGACTGCCTCCGGGCTTCGGCTTCGAGTGGACGGGCCAGTCCCGCGAGGAAAAGCTCGCGGGCTCGCAGGCCTCGGTGCTGTACGCGTTCTCGCTGCTGGCGGTGTTCCTCTGCCTGGCGGCGCTGTACGAGAGCTGGTCGATCCCGTTCTCGGTGATGCTGGTGGTTCCGCTGGGCGTGCTGGGCGTGCTGCTCGCGACGCTGCTGCGCGGCATGTCCAACGACGTGTACTTCCAGATCGGCCTGGTGACCATCATCGGGCTCTCGGCGAAGAACGCCATCCTGATCGTGGAGTTCGCCAAGGACCTGCAGGCCGAGGGCAAGAGCGTGCTGGAGGCGGCGCTGGAAGCCGCCCACCTGCGCTTCCGCCCCATCGTGATGACCTCGCTGGCCTTCACGCTGGGCGTGGTGCCGCTGTTCATCGCCTCGGGCGCGAGCTCGGCGAGCCAGCGCGCCATTGGCACCGGCGTGATCGGCGGGATGATCACCGGCACCGTGCTGGCCGTGGTCTTCGTGCCCGTGTTCTTCGTGCTGGTGCGCTCCTT
- a CDS encoding efflux RND transporter periplasmic adaptor subunit, whose amino-acid sequence MYRLSVEPAVSAAPLRRTARSGLFCLALLAAAALAACGKSGDSAQQGQGGTPPPPQVGVVTVSPGDVGLVTELPGRLEASRVAQVRARAAGILQKRLFTEGSDVKAGQRLFAIDDAPYRASLESAQASVAQAEANVAQARALAERYKPLVAVNAVSRQEYDNAVASQKTAEANLAAARASVTTARINLGYAAVTAPISGRIGRALVTEGALVGQGEATQLAVIQQIDPLYVNFTQSASDTLKLKAGLASGKYKQASKGAASVSVVMEDGSVHPQTGKLLFTDLSVDPTSGQVTLRAEVPNPERQLLPGLYVRVRLEQAQVDNGVLLPQQAVTRSAKGDTVMVVGPDNHLAPRPVKLGPAQGTSWVVLDGLKAGEKVMVDGFQKLPRGKPGDPIVVQPVPWQAAGAAPAGSASAPAAGASAAQAAASSASAPAKQ is encoded by the coding sequence ATGTACCGCTTGAGTGTCGAACCTGCTGTCTCCGCCGCCCCGCTCCGCCGCACAGCGCGGTCGGGGCTTTTCTGTCTGGCCCTGCTCGCTGCCGCCGCCCTCGCGGCCTGCGGGAAGTCGGGCGACTCCGCCCAGCAGGGCCAGGGCGGCACGCCCCCGCCGCCGCAAGTGGGCGTGGTGACGGTCTCGCCGGGTGATGTGGGCCTGGTGACGGAGCTTCCGGGGCGCCTGGAAGCGTCTCGGGTGGCCCAGGTCCGCGCCCGTGCGGCCGGCATCCTGCAAAAGCGCCTGTTCACGGAAGGCAGTGACGTCAAGGCAGGCCAGCGCCTGTTCGCGATCGACGACGCGCCCTACCGCGCCTCGCTGGAAAGCGCCCAGGCGAGCGTCGCACAGGCCGAGGCCAATGTGGCCCAGGCCCGTGCGCTGGCCGAGCGCTACAAGCCGCTGGTGGCCGTGAATGCCGTGAGCCGGCAGGAATACGACAACGCGGTCGCATCCCAGAAGACGGCAGAGGCCAACCTGGCAGCCGCGCGTGCGTCCGTCACCACCGCCCGCATCAACCTGGGCTACGCGGCCGTGACGGCCCCCATCTCCGGCCGCATCGGCCGCGCGCTCGTCACCGAGGGCGCACTGGTGGGCCAGGGCGAGGCCACGCAGCTCGCGGTGATCCAGCAGATCGATCCGCTCTACGTGAACTTCACCCAGTCCGCATCGGACACGCTGAAGCTCAAGGCCGGCCTCGCGAGCGGCAAGTACAAGCAGGCATCCAAGGGCGCCGCCTCGGTGAGCGTGGTCATGGAAGACGGCAGCGTGCACCCGCAGACGGGCAAGCTGCTTTTCACCGACCTGTCGGTGGACCCCACCAGCGGCCAGGTCACCCTGCGCGCCGAAGTGCCCAATCCCGAACGCCAGCTGCTGCCCGGCCTGTACGTGCGCGTGCGCCTGGAGCAGGCCCAGGTGGACAACGGCGTGCTGCTGCCCCAGCAGGCCGTGACGCGCTCCGCCAAGGGCGATACCGTGATGGTTGTCGGCCCGGACAACCACCTGGCGCCGCGCCCCGTGAAGCTCGGCCCGGCCCAGGGCACCAGCTGGGTCGTGCTGGACGGCCTGAAGGCCGGCGAGAAGGTCATGGTGGACGGCTTCCAGAAGCTGCCCCGCGGCAAGCCGGGCGACCCGATCGTCGTGCAGCCGGTGCCGTGGCAGGCCGCCGGCGCCGCGCCCGCGGGCAGTGCATCGGCGCCCGCCGCCGGAGCCTCCGCAGCCCAGGCTGCCGCCTCCAGCGCCTCCGCCCCCGCGAAGCAGTAA
- a CDS encoding TetR family transcriptional regulator: MARRTKEDAVATRNSLLDAAEHVFYQKGVSNASLNDIAQAAGATRGAIYWHFKDKVDLFNAMMERVTLPLECASGGCADHGRMPPLQRLRAVIDFVLRSLEKDESVRRVFEIAMFRVEYVGELSAVRDRHVEASLEFRRQFAAELALAASDQGVELPSSAEVAALGLQALFDGLMQVWLLGGAAFGLAETGRAAVDAYLRGLGFDVSASFDPLSAGIPWKICQASRNAVP; this comes from the coding sequence ATGGCCCGACGTACCAAGGAAGATGCGGTCGCCACCCGCAACAGCCTGTTGGATGCTGCAGAACATGTTTTCTATCAGAAGGGGGTTTCGAACGCATCCCTGAATGACATCGCCCAGGCCGCGGGCGCCACGCGCGGCGCCATCTACTGGCATTTCAAGGACAAGGTGGACCTGTTCAACGCCATGATGGAGCGCGTGACGCTGCCGCTGGAGTGTGCGAGCGGCGGGTGCGCGGACCATGGCCGCATGCCTCCGCTGCAGCGCCTGCGGGCGGTGATCGATTTCGTGCTGCGCAGCCTGGAAAAGGACGAATCCGTGCGCCGCGTGTTCGAGATCGCGATGTTCCGCGTGGAATACGTGGGCGAGTTGTCCGCCGTGCGGGACCGCCACGTCGAAGCCAGCCTGGAGTTTCGCCGGCAGTTCGCTGCCGAACTGGCCCTGGCGGCGAGCGACCAGGGCGTGGAGCTGCCGTCCTCGGCGGAGGTGGCGGCGTTGGGACTGCAGGCGCTCTTCGATGGCCTGATGCAGGTCTGGCTGCTGGGCGGCGCGGCTTTCGGCCTGGCGGAAACCGGCCGCGCGGCGGTGGATGCCTATCTGCGCGGCCTGGGGTTCGATGTGTCGGCCAGCTTCGACCCGCTGTCCGCGGGCATCCCCTGGAAGATTTGCCAGGCGTCCCGCAACGCCGTGCCATAA
- a CDS encoding class II glutamine amidotransferase — translation MCQLLGMNANTPTDVTFSFTGFAQRGGKTGDHSDGWGIAFFEDKGLRHFVDHERAVDSPIAELIRRYPIRSRNVIAHIRKATQGSVTLQNCHPFVRELWGRYWVFAHNGDLKDFRPRLHSHFHPVGATDSEHAFCWIMQELSKSHADVPSVQELTLTLRELAARIAPHGTFNFLLSNGQALWAHASTHLCYIERRHPFSQACLCDEDLSVDFSAHTTPHDRVAVVVTAPLTSDEVWTPFRSGELKVFVDGACQAF, via the coding sequence ATGTGCCAGCTGCTCGGAATGAATGCCAACACGCCCACCGACGTGACCTTCAGCTTCACGGGGTTCGCGCAGCGCGGCGGCAAAACGGGCGACCACTCCGACGGCTGGGGCATCGCCTTCTTCGAGGACAAGGGCCTGCGCCATTTCGTGGACCACGAAAGGGCCGTGGATTCGCCGATCGCGGAACTGATACGCCGCTATCCCATCCGCAGCCGCAACGTCATCGCGCACATCCGCAAGGCCACGCAGGGCAGCGTGACGCTGCAGAACTGCCATCCGTTCGTGCGCGAGCTCTGGGGCCGCTACTGGGTGTTCGCGCACAACGGCGACCTGAAGGACTTCCGTCCCCGCCTGCATTCGCACTTCCATCCCGTCGGCGCCACCGACAGCGAGCACGCGTTCTGCTGGATCATGCAGGAGCTCTCCAAATCCCATGCCGACGTGCCCAGCGTGCAGGAACTGACCCTCACCCTGCGTGAACTCGCGGCGCGCATCGCACCGCACGGCACCTTCAACTTCCTGCTGTCCAACGGGCAGGCCCTCTGGGCCCACGCGTCCACCCACCTCTGCTACATCGAGCGCCGGCATCCGTTCTCGCAGGCCTGCCTGTGCGACGAAGACCTGAGCGTGGACTTCTCGGCCCACACCACGCCGCACGACCGCGTGGCGGTGGTGGTGACGGCCCCCCTGACCAGCGACGAAGTCTGGACGCCGTTCCGCAGCGGCGAGCTCAAGGTGTTCGTGGACGGCGCCTGCCAGGCATTCTGA
- a CDS encoding DHA2 family efflux MFS transporter permease subunit — protein MTGSAALLRERYGERYRWLLLLSVMVGTMASIMSSTIVNVAIPDMSHHFTLGQARAQWVTSGFMVATTVAMLTTPWLLARYGYRATYVGAMVLLLVGGIGGGVAGQYELVLLARVLEGLAAGVVQPIPAVIILHAFQPHEQGRASGIFGMGVVLAPAIGPSVGGLLVDWFGWRSIFFMVVPFCIASLALAYKYVPVSSPGGVAADRAGASLDWAGLLLGAAGTLCLLNGLVSLRDGPALMSAVLLLAALAALAAFIAWERRMLSGQGKPLMDLRLFEVRQFAMGSIVAFIYGTALFGSTYLLPVFLQLGLQMSASHVGTLMLPAGIVLAITIPLVGRMADRQPTHLLVGIGLALLALSFGLMAFAGLHTALWLLVAFAVLGRIGLGFILPSLNLGAMRPLPKPLIAQGSSAISFVRMLGGAAGVSLCGIVLEWRIAAHGDSLQNAVSSPERIAAFGETFLLLTGLCLLALVAAWQLRPPREG, from the coding sequence ATGACGGGTTCGGCGGCGTTGCTGCGCGAGCGCTACGGCGAACGCTACCGGTGGCTGCTGCTGCTCTCGGTCATGGTCGGCACCATGGCGTCGATCATGTCCTCCACCATCGTGAACGTGGCGATCCCGGACATGAGCCACCATTTCACGCTCGGGCAGGCGCGCGCCCAGTGGGTCACCTCGGGCTTCATGGTGGCCACCACCGTGGCCATGCTCACCACACCCTGGCTGCTGGCGCGCTACGGCTACCGGGCCACCTACGTGGGGGCCATGGTCCTGCTGCTGGTCGGCGGCATCGGCGGCGGCGTGGCCGGCCAGTACGAGCTGGTGCTGCTGGCCCGCGTGCTGGAAGGCCTGGCGGCCGGCGTGGTGCAGCCCATCCCTGCCGTGATCATCCTGCATGCCTTCCAGCCGCACGAACAGGGCCGCGCCAGCGGCATCTTCGGCATGGGCGTGGTGCTGGCGCCTGCCATCGGCCCGAGCGTCGGCGGCCTGCTGGTGGACTGGTTCGGCTGGCGCTCCATCTTCTTCATGGTGGTGCCGTTCTGCATCGCCTCCCTCGCACTCGCCTACAAGTACGTGCCGGTCAGCAGCCCGGGCGGCGTGGCCGCGGACCGTGCCGGAGCCTCGCTCGACTGGGCCGGCCTGCTGCTCGGCGCGGCGGGCACGCTATGCCTGCTCAACGGGCTGGTATCGCTGCGCGACGGCCCCGCACTCATGTCGGCCGTGCTTCTCCTGGCCGCGCTCGCCGCCCTGGCCGCGTTCATTGCATGGGAGCGCCGCATGCTGTCAGGCCAGGGCAAGCCCCTGATGGACCTGCGGCTGTTCGAGGTGCGGCAGTTCGCCATGGGCAGCATCGTGGCGTTCATCTACGGCACCGCGCTTTTCGGGTCCACCTACCTGCTGCCAGTGTTCCTGCAGCTGGGCCTGCAGATGTCGGCATCGCACGTCGGCACGCTGATGCTGCCGGCGGGCATCGTGCTGGCGATCACCATTCCCCTGGTCGGGCGCATGGCCGACCGCCAGCCCACGCACCTGCTCGTGGGCATCGGACTGGCGCTGCTGGCACTGTCCTTCGGCCTGATGGCGTTCGCAGGCCTGCACACGGCCCTGTGGCTGCTGGTGGCCTTCGCGGTGCTGGGCCGCATCGGCCTGGGCTTCATACTGCCGTCCCTCAACCTGGGCGCGATGCGGCCGCTGCCCAAGCCGCTCATCGCGCAGGGCTCGAGCGCCATCAGCTTCGTGCGCATGCTCGGTGGCGCGGCCGGGGTGAGCCTGTGCGGCATCGTGCTCGAATGGCGCATCGCCGCGCACGGCGATTCGCTGCAGAATGCGGTCAGCAGCCCGGAACGCATCGCCGCCTTCGGGGAAACCTTCCTGCTGCTCACCGGGCTGTGCCTGCTGGCCCTGGTGGCCGCCTGGCAGCTGCGCCCGCCGCGCGAAGGCTGA
- a CDS encoding 4-oxalocrotonate tautomerase, with protein MIEGCFLRIQRNLPMPTYHIEMMEGRTVEQKKKLVEEITRVSVEILGGSPESVDILITDVKRENWATGGKLWSEKQ; from the coding sequence ATGATCGAAGGCTGTTTTCTTCGCATTCAAAGGAATCTCCCCATGCCCACGTACCACATCGAAATGATGGAAGGCCGCACCGTCGAGCAGAAGAAGAAGCTCGTGGAGGAAATCACCCGCGTCTCCGTCGAGATCCTCGGCGGTTCGCCCGAATCCGTGGACATCCTCATCACCGACGTGAAGCGCGAGAACTGGGCCACGGGCGGCAAGCTCTGGTCCGAGAAACAGTGA
- a CDS encoding cysteine-rich CWC family protein yields the protein MPDAALLPDPGRCPLCGQSNQCAIEAGQPADSCWCMDTLVKPAALAAVPEAARGMACLCPRCAAGAGTSPDTAVAMPPI from the coding sequence ATGCCCGACGCCGCCCTGCTTCCGGACCCTGGCCGCTGCCCCCTGTGCGGCCAGAGCAATCAATGCGCCATCGAGGCAGGCCAGCCGGCAGACAGTTGCTGGTGCATGGACACCCTGGTGAAGCCCGCAGCCCTGGCCGCAGTGCCGGAGGCAGCTCGCGGCATGGCCTGCCTCTGCCCTCGCTGCGCGGCCGGGGCAGGCACATCCCCGGACACCGCCGTGGCCATGCCGCCGATATGA